A genomic segment from Nicotiana sylvestris chromosome 1, ASM39365v2, whole genome shotgun sequence encodes:
- the LOC138868458 gene encoding uncharacterized protein gives MAIDQDIKELLIMVDSYLIIRQAQGEWETWDVNLIPYRQHVEDLSKWFKSVEFRYIPYFYNELANALATLASMLPYPGNLYIDPLEIQIRERHDYCNLVEVESNVQPWYHDIKRFLKMKKYPEQAKGDQKRTIRRLAGSFFLSGKVLYKRTPDLNLLRCVDAEEA, from the coding sequence atggCAATTGACCAAGACATTAAAGAACTATTGATCATGGTGGATTCGtacttgattatccgacaagctcagggtgaatgggaaacctGGGATGTAAATCTTATTCCATACagacaacatgtggaagatcttagcaagtggttcaagtcagtcgagttcaggtacattccttaTTTTTACAATGAGTTAGCCAatgcactcgctactttggcctcgatgttgcCGTATCCAGGCAATCTCTACATTGACCCGCTGGAGatccaaatccgagaaaggcATGATTACTGCAATTTGGTTGAGGTGGAATCAAATGttcaaccatggtatcatgatatcaagagatttttgaaaatgaaaaaatatcccgagcaagccaaaggagatcaaaagagaaccattagaaggcttgcCGGTAGTTTCTTCTTGAGCGGCAAGGTCttatacaaaaggactccagatctcaacTTGCTAAGGTGTGTTGATGCCGAAGAGGCATGA